From Algoriphagus sp. NG3, the proteins below share one genomic window:
- a CDS encoding glycoside hydrolase family 3 protein has translation MNSIQKIAQCFSPAAFIHDTEENYQAIEKMILEQEIGGLTFFHSRHSAAANFEKRAEVLDVSETLEKMIGLINRYQAISKTPLLISIDGEYGLAMRIEKTPHYPFAISLGAMKENVVDLIEETGYKMGVDMKAAGIHLNLAPCCDVNTNPNNPVIGYRSFGTDPLKVAEYAMGMYQGMKKAGIGACLKHFPGHGDTQTDSHLGLPVIQKTKEELEQEELLPFQYGIDKGVEMIMVGHLAAPALSGGKEIAASISREIITDLLKTEIGFKGIVISDALNMKAVADLFPEPGQLEWVAFHAGNDILCFSDHVKEGIDKIAKFASEAEIDEVFHKIWKLKENLGVFGFKKLQVPKFDWGHHAELQTRLANEYVAVVSGQLDPAELKRLAGEGKLSHQHFYGNTKAIFSNNLNEKYGSDISEISPDEAEKVIISLFVPSHKPLNQFGIDAKTLADIKQLAQSKSCILVHFGNPLALTHFGNLEDFDAVICGYQHFEEAQEVAANLLLK, from the coding sequence ATGAATTCAATCCAAAAAATCGCCCAATGCTTCTCCCCTGCTGCGTTTATCCATGACACTGAGGAAAACTATCAAGCAATAGAAAAAATGATTCTTGAGCAGGAAATCGGTGGATTGACTTTTTTTCATAGCCGACATTCTGCAGCTGCAAATTTTGAAAAAAGAGCAGAGGTACTGGATGTGAGTGAAACATTGGAAAAGATGATAGGATTGATCAATCGTTATCAGGCTATTTCAAAAACACCTTTGCTAATCAGCATAGACGGGGAATATGGCTTGGCTATGCGGATAGAAAAAACACCCCACTATCCTTTCGCTATTAGCCTGGGAGCTATGAAGGAAAATGTTGTCGATCTGATCGAGGAGACTGGATATAAAATGGGCGTGGATATGAAAGCTGCCGGAATCCATCTGAACTTGGCTCCATGCTGCGATGTCAACACCAATCCAAACAACCCTGTGATCGGATACAGATCCTTCGGTACTGATCCTTTAAAAGTTGCTGAATACGCTATGGGAATGTATCAGGGGATGAAAAAAGCAGGGATAGGAGCTTGTCTAAAGCATTTTCCCGGTCATGGCGACACTCAGACAGATTCCCACCTAGGGCTTCCGGTCATTCAAAAGACCAAAGAGGAACTGGAACAAGAAGAATTGTTACCATTCCAATATGGAATAGATAAGGGAGTGGAAATGATCATGGTAGGTCATCTGGCAGCTCCTGCACTGTCCGGAGGAAAGGAAATTGCTGCCAGCATCTCTAGGGAGATTATCACCGACCTCTTGAAAACAGAAATTGGATTCAAAGGAATAGTGATTTCAGACGCCCTTAATATGAAAGCGGTGGCAGACTTGTTTCCAGAGCCTGGGCAACTGGAATGGGTAGCTTTCCACGCGGGAAACGATATCCTCTGCTTTTCAGACCATGTAAAGGAAGGAATAGATAAAATAGCTAAATTTGCCTCAGAAGCTGAAATAGATGAGGTTTTTCACAAAATCTGGAAGCTGAAAGAAAATTTGGGTGTATTTGGTTTCAAGAAGTTGCAGGTTCCAAAATTCGATTGGGGTCATCATGCTGAGCTACAAACAAGACTTGCCAATGAATATGTTGCGGTAGTCTCCGGGCAATTAGATCCTGCCGAATTGAAAAGGCTTGCAGGAGAAGGTAAACTTTCGCACCAGCATTTTTATGGAAATACAAAGGCAATTTTCTCTAACAATCTTAATGAAAAATACGGCTCAGATATAAGTGAAATTTCACCTGATGAAGCTGAAAAAGTAATTATTTCTCTTTTTGTCCCTTCCCACAAACCACTAAATCAATTCGGTATTGATGCCAAAACTTTGGCTGATATCAAACAACTGGCGCAATCAAAATCTTGTATTCTGGTGCATTTCGGAAATCCTCTGGCATTAACACATTTCGGAAATCTGGAAGATTTTGACGCGGTGATTTGTGGATATCAGCATTTTGAGGAAGCACAGGAAGTGGCAGCAAATCTACTACTAAAATAA